A stretch of the Lolium perenne isolate Kyuss_39 chromosome 3, Kyuss_2.0, whole genome shotgun sequence genome encodes the following:
- the LOC127344031 gene encoding putative disease resistance protein RGA3 — translation MAEVALAGLQLAASPVLRKLLADASYLGVDMVSELSELETTIMPQFELMIEAAGKGNHRVKLDKWVQELKEAFYKAEDLLDMREYNLLKRQAKSGKDPSPPHTASTSTSSPATNWLSNMRSKNWKLLGQLKELKAVLAKGKELRQLLCLPVGNCAEGSSVQSIVVPQTTSLPPPEVIGRDKDRDHIINLLTKPVGVEANSAIYSGLGIVGAGGMGKSTLAQYVYSDRTVQQYFDVRMWVCISRRLDVHRHTRELIESAAKMECPRFDNLDTLQCRLRDILQKSEKFLLVLDDVWFDDSSSQREWDQLLAPLVSQHKGSKVLVTSRRDIFPAALCCKMVLRLGSMEDTQFLALFKYYAFTGAEIGDPSLLGRLEAIAEKIAKKLGQSPLAAKVVGSQLKGEMNISAWKDALTLKIDNLTEPRTALLWSYQKLDPRLQRCFLYCSLFPKGHKYNIDELVHLLIAERLVDPDPHNQNRRMLDVGKDYLTEMVSGSFLQPFSERFMDTCYIIHDLLHDLAESLSKEDIFRLEDDKVTAIPCTVRHLSVRVESMKQHKYSICKLHNLRTVICIDPLTDDVSDIFHHVLKILKKLRVLYLCFYNSSRLPESVGELKHLRYLNVIRTSIAGLPESLCALYHLQLLQFSDKVKSLPAKLCNLSKLQHLEGYRELYKLFEVALPQIPYISNITLLQHVKRFCVQKQKGCELRQLRDMKELGGSLSIRSLENVTGKDEASESKLYQKRHLGSLCLVWSCNDGMNAEGLLQLEILEGLRPPPQLKGLKIKGYKSSVYPSWLLEGSYFENLESFKLVNCSDLESLPLNTELFRHCSELLLRNVPTLKKLSGLPAALTHLSIRSCPMLMFITNDELEQHDQRENIMRTDYLASQLASIWEVDFGKEIRQVISSEHSSMKHLITLMGADMSHLQTLESVLEIDELFVKEDIINAWICCHEKRTRLVYGRSIGLPLVPPSGLCKLHLSSCSITDGALAVCLSGLTSLRSLSLLEIMTLTALPSQDVLQHLTKLDHLFIKHCWCLRSLGGLRAATSLSDVRLLSCPSLDLARGSDLIPLSVEKLCTYGCVVAACFFSSDLPHLISLSMYGCRSSVSLSIAHLTCLESLSLGGIPDLCFLEGLSSLQLQHVHLIDVPKLTAECIAQFRVQKSLYVSSPVILNHMLSSEGFTVPPFLSLEGCKEPFMSFEESANFTSVKRLRLCECEMRSLPGNLKCFSSLTALDIYDCPNISSLPDLPSSLQHICVWNCERLQESCQAPDGESWPKIAHIRWKEFR, via the coding sequence ATGGCCGAGGTTGCCCTAGCTGGCTTACAGTTGGCGGCATCGCCGGTTCTCAGGAAGCTCCTCGCTGATGCTTCATACCTTGGGGTGGACATGGTGAGTGAACTCTCTGAACTGGAGACCACCATCATGCCGCAGTTTGAGCTGATGATTGAAGCAGCTGGCAAGGGCAACCACAGGGTCAAGTTGGACAAATGGGTCCAGGAGCTCAAAGAAGCCTTCTACAAAGCTGAAGACTTGCTTGACATGCGTGAGTACAACCTCCTCAAGCGCCAAGCAAAAAGCGGGAAGGATCCTTCACCACCGCATACCGCCTCGACCAGCACTTCCAGTCCTGCGACCAACTGGTTGTCCAATATGCGCTCCAAGAACTGGAAGCTACTTGGCCAACTGAAGGAACTGAAGGCAGTTCTGGCGAAAGGCAAGGAGTTGCGTCAGCTTCTTTGCTTACCAGTTGGTAACTGTGCCGAGGGTTCCTCGGTACAATCAATCGTTGTTCCTCAGACCACATCATTACCACCTCCGGAAGTCATCGGCCGTGACAAGGATCGTGATCATATAATAAACCTTCTTACCAAGCCAGTTGGTGTTGAGGCTAATTCAGCTATATATTCGGGTTTGGGCATTGTTGGAGCAGGAGGCATGGGAAAATCCACCTTGGCACAGTATGTTTACAGTGACAGGACGGTTCAACAATATTTTGATGTCAGGATGTGGGTGTGCATCTCACGCAGACTTGACGTCCATCGTCATACGCGGGAGCTAATTGAATCCGCAGCTAAGATGGAGTGCCCGCGTTTTGATAATCTGGACACTCTCCAGTGCCGATTGAGGGACATACTGCAAAAATCAGAGAAATTCCTGCTTGTGTTGGATGATGTATGGTTTGATGATTCGAGTAGTCAGAGGGAATGGGACCAACTGTTAGCTCCTCTAGTTTCTCAGCACAAGGGAAGCAAAGTCTTGGTAACTTCTCGACGGGATATATTTCCTGCTGCTCTTTGCTGTAAAATGGTGCTCCGTTTGGGAAGCATGGAAGATACTCAGTTCTTGGCACTCTTCAAATATTATGCCTTCACTGGAGCAGAAATCGGAGACCCTTCGTTGCTTGGAAGGCTAGAAGCGATTGCAGAGAAGATAGCTAAAAAGCTTGGACAATCTCCTTTGGCTGCGAAAGTTGTGGGTTCCCAGTTGAAAGGGGAAATGAATATCTCTGCCTGGAAAGATGCTCTAACTTTAAAGATTGACAACTTAACCGAGCCCAGAACAGCCCTGTTGTGGAGTTATCAGAAGTTAGATCCACGTCTGCAGAGGTGCTTTCTATATTGCAGTTTATTTCCAAAAGGCCACAAGTATAACATTGATGAGTTGGTTCACCTGCTGATAGCGGAGAGACTTGTTGATCCTGATCCACACAACCAGAACAGGAGAATGTTAGATGTTGGAAAGGATTATCTCACTGAGATGGTTTCTGGATCTTTCTTACAACCATTTTCTGAAAGATTTATGGATACATGCTACATTATACATGATCTTCTTCATGATTTGGCTGAGTCGCTCTCTAAAGAAGACATCTTTAGATTAGAAGATGATAAGGTGACAGCAATACCATGTACCGTTCGACATCTATCTGTTCGTGTTGAAAGTATGAAACAACATAAGTACAGTATCTGCAAGCTACATAATTTGCGCACCGTTATCTGCATTGATCCGCTTACAGATGATGTGAGTGATATTTTTCATCacgttttgaaaattttgaagaagcTGCGAGTACTCTATTTGTGCTTTTACAATAGTAGCAGGCTACCTGAATCTGTTGGTGAGTTGAAGCACCTTCGGTATTTAAACGTCATTAGAACTTCCATTGCCGGATTGCCTGAATCATTATGTGCTCTTTACCACTTACAATTACTTCAGTTCAGTGATAAAGTTAAGAGTTTGCCTGCCAAACTCTGCAATTTAAGCAAGTTACAACATCTTGAGGGGTATCGTGAGTTATATAAGTTGTTTGAAGTAGCTCTGCCTCAAATCCCTTATATAAGCAACATAACTTTGCTCCAACATGTTAAACGATTTTGTGTGCAAAAGCAAAAGGGGTGTGAGTTGCGTCAGCTCAGAGACATGAAAGAGCTTGGTGGCAGTTTAAGCATTAGAAGTCTGGAGAATGTCACCGGAAAGGATGAAGCCTCAGAATCGAAGCTATATCAGAAACGTCATCTTGGAAGTTTGTGCCTTGTTTGGAGTTGCAATGATGGCATGAATGCAGAGGGTCTTTTACAGTTGGAGATTCTAGAAGGTTTGAGGCCACCGCCTCAACTGAAGGGCCTGAAAATCAAGGGTTACAAATCTTCCGTGTATCCAAGTTGGTTACTTGAGGGTTCTTATTTTGAGAATTTGGAATCTTTTAAGCTTGTTAATTGCAGTGATTTAGAAAGCCTACCACTCAATACGGAGCTATTTAGGCATTGCTCTGAACTTCTGCTAAGGAATGTCCCAACTCTGAAAAAATTATCTGGTCTTCCAGCAGCCCTTACACACTTATCGATTCGCAGTTGCCCAATGCTCATGTTTATTACGAATGATGAACTAGAACAGCATGATCAGAGGGAGAACATCATGAGAACAGACTACTTGGCATCACAACTTGCTTCAATATGGGAAGTGGATTTTGGAAAGGAAATTAGGCAAGTAATCTCATCAGAACACTCTTCTATGAAGCATTTGATTACATTGATGGGTGCTGATATGTCACATCTTCAAACCCTTGAAAGTGTTCTAGAAATAGATGAACTATTTGTGAAAGAAGATATCATCAATGCATGGATATGTTGCCATGAGAAGAGGACAAGACTCGTTTATGGAAGGAGCATCGGGCTGCCTCTGGTTCCACCTTCCGGCCTTTGTAAACTTCATCTTTCTTCCTGCAGTATTACTGATGGGGCATTAGCTGTATGCCTTAGTGGTCTTACTTCACTGAGATCTTTGTCCTTACTGGAGATCATGACTTTAACTGCACTTCCGTCTCAAGATGTCCTCCAACATTTGACAAAGCTTGACCACTTGTTTATCAAACATTGCTGGTGTCTCAGGTCATTAGGGGGTTTACGAGCTGCTACCTCTCTTTCAGATGTTAGATTGCTTTCCTGCCCTTCTTTAGACTTGGCACGTGGATCAGATTTAATTCCATTATCTGTTGAGAAGCTCTGTACATATGGGTGCGTGGTTGCTGCTTGTTTCTTCAGTAGTGACTTGCCGCACCTGATAAGTCTTTCCATGTATGGCTGCAGAAGCTCTGTATCTTTGTCGATTGCTCATCTGACCTGCCTTGAATCATTATCACTAGGAGGTATCCCTGATCTGTGCTTTCTTGAAGGCTTGTCTTCTCTGCAACTTCAGCACGTACATTTGATAGATGTCCCTAAGCTAACTGCAGAGTGCATCGCACAGTTTAGGGTCCAGAAATCACTCTATGTTAGCAGCCCTGTGATACTCAACCACATGCTCTCGTCAGAAGGTTTTACAGTTCCACCATTTCTCTCTCTTGAAGGATGCAAGGAGCCATTTATGTCATTTGAAGAATCTGCAAATTTCACATCTGTCAAGCGCCTGAGATTATGTGAGTGTGAAATGAGGTCCCTGCCAGGAAATCTGAAGTGCTTCTCGAGTCTGACGGCACTCGATATCTATGATTGCCCCAACATATCATCTTTACCAGATCTGCCATCCTCCCTCCAACATATATGTGTTTGGAATTGTGAGCGCTTGCAGGAGAGCTGCCAAGCACCTGATGGAGAAAGCTGGCCAAAGATCGCGCATATCCGCTGGAAGGAATTCAGATGA